TCCAGATTTTGTAGGTGAAGAACTGAGAAAATATATTTTAAAGTTTTTCCCCGCAGCAAAACAAGCATATATAAGCAGAAAAGAAGGCTCTAAAGATGGAGATATCGGTGTTGAAAATGCAACTCCAGAAGCTATTATAAAAGCCCTAGAAAATGCAAAGTGCGAAGTAGCTCAAGATGCAGAAGCAGTTTTCACTATGAACGAACTGATTGATCACAAACTTTCTGGAGCACCTGAATCAAAAGATTTAAGAGCACAACTAGGAGCAGAGTTAAGAATAGGATATTCAAATGCAAAGCAGATGTTATCTAAATTAAATAGATATGGAATAACTATGGAGCAGTTTTTAGAAGCTATGGATAGAATACAAAAAACCAAGGATTAATAACCCTTGGTTTTTCTTTTACTTCCTACTATCTATTTAAATTAGAAAGAGATTATTTCAGCAGTAGCTTCGTACCACTCACCCTCTTCATCCTCTCCAAACTCGATAAAGAAGTTCACTTGAACATCTTCTAAAGTAAATCCAACACAGTTTTCCTCAGCAACAGTGAAGAATTCAATTTTTTTGAATTTTATAGCATCTAACTTTTCAGCTAAATCCTCTCTTTGTTCAAAAAGTTCGATGATATCCTCTTTTATGAAGAACTCTCTCTTTTCAAACTCCTAGCACAA
This DNA window, taken from Cetobacterium sp. ZOR0034, encodes the following:
- the rnmV gene encoding ribonuclease M5 codes for the protein MKKKIKEVIVVEGRDDISAVKAAVDAEIIQTNGFAIRKKGNIEKLRVAYENKGIIVLTDPDFVGEELRKYILKFFPAAKQAYISRKEGSKDGDIGVENATPEAIIKALENAKCEVAQDAEAVFTMNELIDHKLSGAPESKDLRAQLGAELRIGYSNAKQMLSKLNRYGITMEQFLEAMDRIQKTKD